The Papaver somniferum cultivar HN1 chromosome 3, ASM357369v1, whole genome shotgun sequence genome includes a region encoding these proteins:
- the LOC113356393 gene encoding splicing factor 3B subunit 3-like isoform X1, which yields MGSLEEDSSSTAAIACSQSRSSNPSEEGTHYLAKCVLRGSAVLHAVYGHLRSSSSFDIVFGKETSIELVVVGEDGVVQSVCEQTVFGIIKDLSVLRRSEKFCQPNTQEPGKDLLIVLSDSGKLSFLKFCNEMHRFFPVSHFQLSNPGNSRHQLGHKLAVDNHGCFVAVSAFEERLALFSVSMLDDSSIINKNIFYPPESEGDIPSVVQDVHGTNISGTIWSMCFISKDVSQSSKGERNATLAIVLNRKGAVSNELVLLEWDTHENAVHVISQYIEAESLAMNIVEVPYSYGFAVLFRVGDALLMDLSDPHNPRCVHKICLGLLPIEDGVDDDVAVRALLELGMEMSKGDDPMIIDNENGQYNSLFKSMCSWSWEPGHNSNPTMFVSLDTGELLTLEISFEFDGSKMNLSEPLYKCLPCKTLLWVKGDFIVALTEMGDGSVLKFEVGKLSYMSPVQNIAPVLDSVVDYHDDKQDQMFACCGVAPEGSLRIIRSGISVENLLRTAAIYQGITGTWTLRMKVLDSFDSFLVLSFVEETRVLSVGLSFSDVTDAVGFQPDACTLACGLVGDGLLVQIHRNAVRLCLPTTIAHPEGIPLSAPICTSWFPDNVNISLGAVGQNMIIVATSNPCFLFILGARSLSAYHYEIYEMQHVRLQNEVSSISIPQRISEYKSSTSVVSLANISKPCFGLPIGVEISDTFVIGTHRPSVEILSFVPEEGLRIVACGIISLSNTLGTAINGCVPQDVRLVLVDRLYVLSGLRNGMLLRFEWPNMSTLPPSLELPQQSPFMISNMAASLVSSSSSNEQRRDSNILEKAEKTPIHLELIAIRRIGVTPVFLVPLCDSLDSDIIALSDRPWLLQTARHSLSFTSISFQPATHVTPVCSMDCPKGILFVAENRLHLVEMVHSKRLNVQKFSLGGTPRKVVYHSESKLLLVMRTELSGESCSSDICCVDPLSGSLLSSFKLEPGETGKSMQLVKVGDERVLVVGTNRFGGRAIMHTGEAESSKGRLLVLCLEHTLNSVNSSFREIVGYATEQLSTSSLCSSPEDNGFEGVKLEETEVWQLVLAYQTIIPGVVLAVCPYLDRYFLASAGNFFYLYGFVNENPQRVRRLAYARTRFTITSLASEFTRIVVGDCRDGVLFYSYDEEPRRLKQLYCDPVQRLVADCTLMDMDTAVVSDRKGNLTVLSCPNRVEDNASPECNLTLSCSYYIGETAMSIRKGSYSYKLPVDDTPNGCDIADPILNSSHNSIVASTMLGSVVVFIAISREEFELLKGVQARLIIHPLTAPILGNDHNEFRGRGSAAGVSKMLDGDMLTQFLELTSSQQESVLAVPLGLKETGASISMPPHKSISVNQVVRLLERVHYALN from the exons aTGGGGAGTTTAGAAGAAGATTCATCATCTACTGCTGCTATTGCTTGTAGTCAATCTCGATCATCAAATCCTTCAGAAGAAGGTACTCATTATCTCGCTAAGTGTGTACTTCGAGGAAGTGCGGTTCTTCATGCTGTTTACGGACATCttcgttcttcatcttcattcgatATCGTATTCGGAAAG GAAACTTCAATTGAGTTGGTGGTAGTCGGTGAAGATGGAGTTGTGCAATCCGTCTGTGAACAGACCGTATTTGGTATCATTAAGGATCTTTCTGTTTTACGGCGGAGTGAGAAGTTTTGTCAACCAAATACCCAG GAACCGGGGAAAGATCTTTTGATTGTTCTTTCTGATTCTGGGAAGCTTTCTTTTCTTAAATTTTGCAACGAAATGCACAG GTTCTTTCCCGTATCACACTTCCAACTTTCAAATCCTGGGAACTCAAGACATCAGCTAGGACATAAGTTAGCGGTTGACAATCA TGGCTGTTTTGTTGCTGTTAGTGCTTTTGAAGAACGACTGGCTTTGTTTTCTGTATCTATGTTGGATGACAGCAGCATTATTAATAAG AACATATTCTATCCACCTGAGAGCGAAGGGGATATACCGAGTGTTGTTCAGGATGTCCATGGAACCAATATCAGTGGCACAATTTGGAGCATGTGCTTCATTTCAAAGGATGTTAGTCAATCAAGCAAGGGTGAACGTAATGCAACACTAGCAATTGTTCTGAATAG GAAGGGTGCTGTGTCGAATGAGCTGGTGCTACTGGAGTGGGATACTCATGAAAATGCTGTTCATGTTATATCTCAGTATATCGAAGCTGAGTCTCTAGCAATGAACATTGTTGAGGTTCCTTACTCTTATGGATTTGCTGTTCTGTTTAGGGTTGGTGATGCTCTCTTGATGGATCTCAGTGATCCTCACAACCCTCGTTGTGTGCATAAAATTTGTCTTGGTCTTTTGCCTATTGAGGACGGTGTTGATGACGATGTTGCTGTAAGGGCTTTACTGGAGTTGGGAATGGAAATGAGTAAAGGAGATGACCCTATGATTATTGATAATGAGAATGGCCAGTATAATTCACTGTTTAAAAGTATGTGCTCATGGAGTTGGGAACCGGGACACAATTCAAATCCTACGATGTTTGTTAGTTTAGATACGGGGGAGTTGCTTACTTTAGAAATTTCATTTGAATTTGATGGTAGTAAAATGAACTTATCTGAGCCGCTCTACAAGTGTTTACCTTGCAAGACGCTTTTGTGGGTTAAAGGGGATTTCATTGTTGCACTTACAGAGATGGGGGATGGGTCAGTCCTTAAGTTTGAGGTAGGAAAACTTTCTTATATGAGTCCAGTTCAAAACATCGCTCCAGTTTTAGATTCGGTTGTGGATTATCATGATGATAAACAGGATCAGATGTTCGCTTGTTGTGGAGTGGCTCCAGAGGGTTCGTTAAGGATTATTCGAAGTGGTATTAGTGTGGAGAATCTGTTGCGCACCGCCGCTATTTATCAAGGCATAACTGGGACTTGGACTTTGCGGATGAAAGTCTTAGATTCTTTCGACTCTTTTCTCGTGCTATCATTTGTTGAAGAGACTAGGGTGCTTTCGGTTGGGTTAAGCTTCAGCGATGTGACCGATGCAGTCGGGTTCCAGCCTGACGCTTGTACTTTGGCGTGTGGCCTTGTAGGTGATGGGTTACTTGTCCAGATACATAGGAATGCCGTGAGACTTTGTTTGCCCACAACAATAGCTCATCCTGAAGGTATCCCTTTGTCTGCTCCAATTTGTACATCTTGGTTCCCGGATAATGTGAATATAAGTTTGGGGGCAGTTGGGCAGAACATGATAATTGTAGCAACATCTAATCCCTGCTTCTTATTTATTCTTGGGGCCAGGTCTTTATCTGCCTATCACTATGAAATCTATGAGATGCAGCATGTGAGGCTGCAGAATGAAGTCTCATCCATATCTATACCCCAAAGGATCTCAGAATACAAATCATCAACCTCGGTTGTTAGTTTAGCAAATATTAGTAAACCTTGCTTTGGTCTTCCTATTGGGGTTGAGATTAGTGATACTTTTGTCATTGGTACCCACAGACCTTCAGTAGAAATTCTCTCATTTGTACCCGAAGAAGGGCTAAGGATTGTTGCCTGTGGGATTATTTCCCTGAGCAACACGCTTGGAACTGCTATCAATGGGTGTGTCCCCCAAGACGTGAGGCTGGTTTTAGTTGATCGGTTATATGTACTTTCAGGATTGAGAAACGGAATGTTACTTCGGTTTGAGTGGCCGAATATGTCTACCTTACCCCCATCGTTGGAGTTACCCCAGCAGAGCCCTTTTATGATTTCTAACATGGCTGCATCCTTAGTATCATCAAGTTCAAGCAATGAACAACGTCGAGACAGCAATATCCTCGAAAAGGCTGAAAAAACTCCTATTCATTTAGAATTGATTGCTATTCGCCGGATCGGTGTAACACCAGTTTTTCTGGTTCCTTTGTGTGACTCCCTTGATTCCGACATAATTGCTCTTAGTGATAGACCGTGGCTTTTGCAAACTGCAAGACACAGCTTGTCATTTACATCTATCTCATTTCAACCTGCAACTCATGTCACTCCAGTGTGTTCTATGGATTGCCCTAAGGGAATTTTATTTGTAGCAGAGAACCGCCTTCATTTG GTGGAAATGGTCCACAGTAAGAGGCTAAATGTGCAGAAGTTCTCTCTTGGAGGTACTCCGCGGAAGGTTGTATATCATAGTGAAAGTAAATTGCTGCTTGTGATGAGAACCGAGCTAAGTGGTGAATCGTGTTCATCAGATATATGCTGTGTTGATCCACTTTCTGGATCACTGCTGTCATCGTTTAAGCTCGAACCAGGAGAAACAGGAAAATCAATGCAGTTGGTGAAGGTTGGAGATGAACGAGTCTTGGTGGTGGGTACCAATCGGTTTGGTGGTCGAGCTATCATGCACACCGGTGAAGCCGAAAG TAGCAAAGGGCGTCTACTTGTCCTGTGCCTGGAGCACACGCTGAACTCGGTTAACAGTTCGTTTCGTGAAATTGTTGGGTATGCCACTGAGCAACTTTCAACTAGTAGTCTTTGCAGCAGTCCTGAGGATAATGGTTTTGAGGGTGTTAAACTCGAAGAGACTGAAGTGTGGCAACTAGTACTTGCTTATCAAACCATTATACCAGGAGTAGTACTTGCTGTCTGCCCATATCTTGATCGTTACTTTTTAGCATCTGCTGGTAATTTT ttttatctaTATGGCTTTGTCAATGAGAATCCTCAACGAGTCAGAAGACTGGCTTATGCGAGGACACGCTTTACAATTACCAGTTTGGCTTCAGAATTTACTCGAATCGTTGTCGGTGATTGTCGTGATGGAGTTCTTTTCTATTCCTATGATGAG GAGCCTAGGAGACTTAAACAGCTGTACTGTGATCCAGTACAGAGGTTAGTTGCTGACTGTACCCTTATGGACATGGACACTGCTGTGGTCTCAGATCGAAAGGGAAACCTTACTGTTCTGTCATGCCCAAATCGGGTTGAAG ATAATGCAAGTCCAGAGTGCAACTTGACACTTAGTTGTTCTTACTACATTGGAGAGACAGCCATGAGCATCAGAAAG ggTTCATATTCATACAAACTTCCAGTTGATGATACACCGAACGGTTGCGATATTGCAGACCCAATACTCAACTCGTCACACAATAGTATTGTGGCCAGCACGATGCTAGGAAGTGTAGTGGTTTTCATTGCTATCTCCAG GGAAGAATTTGAGCTCCTGAAAGGTGTGCAAGCTAGACTCATTATTCATCCGTTAACTGCTCCCATCCTGGGAAATGACCACAACGAATTCCGAGGGCGTGGTTCCGCG GCTGGTGTGTCTAAAATGCTTGATGGGGACATGTTAACACAATTCTTGGAGCTTACGAGTTCGCAGCAAGAGTCTGTTCTGGCAGTTCCACTTGGTTTGAAGGAGACTGGAGCATCAATTTCGATGCCTCCTCACAAATCAATCTCCGTCAATCAGGTTGTTCGCTTGCTTGAACGAGTTCATTATGCCCTTAACTAA
- the LOC113356393 gene encoding splicing factor 3B subunit 3-like isoform X2: MLDDSSIINKNIFYPPESEGDIPSVVQDVHGTNISGTIWSMCFISKDVSQSSKGERNATLAIVLNRKGAVSNELVLLEWDTHENAVHVISQYIEAESLAMNIVEVPYSYGFAVLFRVGDALLMDLSDPHNPRCVHKICLGLLPIEDGVDDDVAVRALLELGMEMSKGDDPMIIDNENGQYNSLFKSMCSWSWEPGHNSNPTMFVSLDTGELLTLEISFEFDGSKMNLSEPLYKCLPCKTLLWVKGDFIVALTEMGDGSVLKFEVGKLSYMSPVQNIAPVLDSVVDYHDDKQDQMFACCGVAPEGSLRIIRSGISVENLLRTAAIYQGITGTWTLRMKVLDSFDSFLVLSFVEETRVLSVGLSFSDVTDAVGFQPDACTLACGLVGDGLLVQIHRNAVRLCLPTTIAHPEGIPLSAPICTSWFPDNVNISLGAVGQNMIIVATSNPCFLFILGARSLSAYHYEIYEMQHVRLQNEVSSISIPQRISEYKSSTSVVSLANISKPCFGLPIGVEISDTFVIGTHRPSVEILSFVPEEGLRIVACGIISLSNTLGTAINGCVPQDVRLVLVDRLYVLSGLRNGMLLRFEWPNMSTLPPSLELPQQSPFMISNMAASLVSSSSSNEQRRDSNILEKAEKTPIHLELIAIRRIGVTPVFLVPLCDSLDSDIIALSDRPWLLQTARHSLSFTSISFQPATHVTPVCSMDCPKGILFVAENRLHLVEMVHSKRLNVQKFSLGGTPRKVVYHSESKLLLVMRTELSGESCSSDICCVDPLSGSLLSSFKLEPGETGKSMQLVKVGDERVLVVGTNRFGGRAIMHTGEAESSKGRLLVLCLEHTLNSVNSSFREIVGYATEQLSTSSLCSSPEDNGFEGVKLEETEVWQLVLAYQTIIPGVVLAVCPYLDRYFLASAGNFFYLYGFVNENPQRVRRLAYARTRFTITSLASEFTRIVVGDCRDGVLFYSYDEEPRRLKQLYCDPVQRLVADCTLMDMDTAVVSDRKGNLTVLSCPNRVEDNASPECNLTLSCSYYIGETAMSIRKGSYSYKLPVDDTPNGCDIADPILNSSHNSIVASTMLGSVVVFIAISREEFELLKGVQARLIIHPLTAPILGNDHNEFRGRGSAAGVSKMLDGDMLTQFLELTSSQQESVLAVPLGLKETGASISMPPHKSISVNQVVRLLERVHYALN, translated from the exons ATGTTGGATGACAGCAGCATTATTAATAAG AACATATTCTATCCACCTGAGAGCGAAGGGGATATACCGAGTGTTGTTCAGGATGTCCATGGAACCAATATCAGTGGCACAATTTGGAGCATGTGCTTCATTTCAAAGGATGTTAGTCAATCAAGCAAGGGTGAACGTAATGCAACACTAGCAATTGTTCTGAATAG GAAGGGTGCTGTGTCGAATGAGCTGGTGCTACTGGAGTGGGATACTCATGAAAATGCTGTTCATGTTATATCTCAGTATATCGAAGCTGAGTCTCTAGCAATGAACATTGTTGAGGTTCCTTACTCTTATGGATTTGCTGTTCTGTTTAGGGTTGGTGATGCTCTCTTGATGGATCTCAGTGATCCTCACAACCCTCGTTGTGTGCATAAAATTTGTCTTGGTCTTTTGCCTATTGAGGACGGTGTTGATGACGATGTTGCTGTAAGGGCTTTACTGGAGTTGGGAATGGAAATGAGTAAAGGAGATGACCCTATGATTATTGATAATGAGAATGGCCAGTATAATTCACTGTTTAAAAGTATGTGCTCATGGAGTTGGGAACCGGGACACAATTCAAATCCTACGATGTTTGTTAGTTTAGATACGGGGGAGTTGCTTACTTTAGAAATTTCATTTGAATTTGATGGTAGTAAAATGAACTTATCTGAGCCGCTCTACAAGTGTTTACCTTGCAAGACGCTTTTGTGGGTTAAAGGGGATTTCATTGTTGCACTTACAGAGATGGGGGATGGGTCAGTCCTTAAGTTTGAGGTAGGAAAACTTTCTTATATGAGTCCAGTTCAAAACATCGCTCCAGTTTTAGATTCGGTTGTGGATTATCATGATGATAAACAGGATCAGATGTTCGCTTGTTGTGGAGTGGCTCCAGAGGGTTCGTTAAGGATTATTCGAAGTGGTATTAGTGTGGAGAATCTGTTGCGCACCGCCGCTATTTATCAAGGCATAACTGGGACTTGGACTTTGCGGATGAAAGTCTTAGATTCTTTCGACTCTTTTCTCGTGCTATCATTTGTTGAAGAGACTAGGGTGCTTTCGGTTGGGTTAAGCTTCAGCGATGTGACCGATGCAGTCGGGTTCCAGCCTGACGCTTGTACTTTGGCGTGTGGCCTTGTAGGTGATGGGTTACTTGTCCAGATACATAGGAATGCCGTGAGACTTTGTTTGCCCACAACAATAGCTCATCCTGAAGGTATCCCTTTGTCTGCTCCAATTTGTACATCTTGGTTCCCGGATAATGTGAATATAAGTTTGGGGGCAGTTGGGCAGAACATGATAATTGTAGCAACATCTAATCCCTGCTTCTTATTTATTCTTGGGGCCAGGTCTTTATCTGCCTATCACTATGAAATCTATGAGATGCAGCATGTGAGGCTGCAGAATGAAGTCTCATCCATATCTATACCCCAAAGGATCTCAGAATACAAATCATCAACCTCGGTTGTTAGTTTAGCAAATATTAGTAAACCTTGCTTTGGTCTTCCTATTGGGGTTGAGATTAGTGATACTTTTGTCATTGGTACCCACAGACCTTCAGTAGAAATTCTCTCATTTGTACCCGAAGAAGGGCTAAGGATTGTTGCCTGTGGGATTATTTCCCTGAGCAACACGCTTGGAACTGCTATCAATGGGTGTGTCCCCCAAGACGTGAGGCTGGTTTTAGTTGATCGGTTATATGTACTTTCAGGATTGAGAAACGGAATGTTACTTCGGTTTGAGTGGCCGAATATGTCTACCTTACCCCCATCGTTGGAGTTACCCCAGCAGAGCCCTTTTATGATTTCTAACATGGCTGCATCCTTAGTATCATCAAGTTCAAGCAATGAACAACGTCGAGACAGCAATATCCTCGAAAAGGCTGAAAAAACTCCTATTCATTTAGAATTGATTGCTATTCGCCGGATCGGTGTAACACCAGTTTTTCTGGTTCCTTTGTGTGACTCCCTTGATTCCGACATAATTGCTCTTAGTGATAGACCGTGGCTTTTGCAAACTGCAAGACACAGCTTGTCATTTACATCTATCTCATTTCAACCTGCAACTCATGTCACTCCAGTGTGTTCTATGGATTGCCCTAAGGGAATTTTATTTGTAGCAGAGAACCGCCTTCATTTG GTGGAAATGGTCCACAGTAAGAGGCTAAATGTGCAGAAGTTCTCTCTTGGAGGTACTCCGCGGAAGGTTGTATATCATAGTGAAAGTAAATTGCTGCTTGTGATGAGAACCGAGCTAAGTGGTGAATCGTGTTCATCAGATATATGCTGTGTTGATCCACTTTCTGGATCACTGCTGTCATCGTTTAAGCTCGAACCAGGAGAAACAGGAAAATCAATGCAGTTGGTGAAGGTTGGAGATGAACGAGTCTTGGTGGTGGGTACCAATCGGTTTGGTGGTCGAGCTATCATGCACACCGGTGAAGCCGAAAG TAGCAAAGGGCGTCTACTTGTCCTGTGCCTGGAGCACACGCTGAACTCGGTTAACAGTTCGTTTCGTGAAATTGTTGGGTATGCCACTGAGCAACTTTCAACTAGTAGTCTTTGCAGCAGTCCTGAGGATAATGGTTTTGAGGGTGTTAAACTCGAAGAGACTGAAGTGTGGCAACTAGTACTTGCTTATCAAACCATTATACCAGGAGTAGTACTTGCTGTCTGCCCATATCTTGATCGTTACTTTTTAGCATCTGCTGGTAATTTT ttttatctaTATGGCTTTGTCAATGAGAATCCTCAACGAGTCAGAAGACTGGCTTATGCGAGGACACGCTTTACAATTACCAGTTTGGCTTCAGAATTTACTCGAATCGTTGTCGGTGATTGTCGTGATGGAGTTCTTTTCTATTCCTATGATGAG GAGCCTAGGAGACTTAAACAGCTGTACTGTGATCCAGTACAGAGGTTAGTTGCTGACTGTACCCTTATGGACATGGACACTGCTGTGGTCTCAGATCGAAAGGGAAACCTTACTGTTCTGTCATGCCCAAATCGGGTTGAAG ATAATGCAAGTCCAGAGTGCAACTTGACACTTAGTTGTTCTTACTACATTGGAGAGACAGCCATGAGCATCAGAAAG ggTTCATATTCATACAAACTTCCAGTTGATGATACACCGAACGGTTGCGATATTGCAGACCCAATACTCAACTCGTCACACAATAGTATTGTGGCCAGCACGATGCTAGGAAGTGTAGTGGTTTTCATTGCTATCTCCAG GGAAGAATTTGAGCTCCTGAAAGGTGTGCAAGCTAGACTCATTATTCATCCGTTAACTGCTCCCATCCTGGGAAATGACCACAACGAATTCCGAGGGCGTGGTTCCGCG GCTGGTGTGTCTAAAATGCTTGATGGGGACATGTTAACACAATTCTTGGAGCTTACGAGTTCGCAGCAAGAGTCTGTTCTGGCAGTTCCACTTGGTTTGAAGGAGACTGGAGCATCAATTTCGATGCCTCCTCACAAATCAATCTCCGTCAATCAGGTTGTTCGCTTGCTTGAACGAGTTCATTATGCCCTTAACTAA